Below is a genomic region from Pseudomonas extremaustralis.
AAAGTTGCGGACCTGATGGCCAGCGACACCGTGAGCTTTCACCCGGATGAGGACGCCTACGACGCGGCTCAGGCCTTCGAACGTTATGACTTGATTTCCGCTCCAGTGGTCGACAAGAACGGCAAGTTGATCGGTCGTCTGACCATCGACGAGATCGTCGACCTGATTCGTGAAGAGAGTGAAACCGAAGTCCTCAACATGGCGGGTTTGCGTGAAGAGGAAGATATTTTTGCGTCGGTCTGGCGTTCGCTGCGTAACCGCTGGGCCTGGCTGGCGATTAACCTGATCACCGCCTTTATTGCTTCCAGGGTGATCGGGCTGTTTGAAGGCTCCATCGAGAAACTGGTCGCACTGGCAGCGTTGATGCCAATCGTGGCCGGTATTGGCGGCAACTCCGGTAACCAGACCATCACCATGATCGTGCGTGCCATGGCACTGGATCAGGTGAGTACCGCCAACTCATCGCGGCTGCTGCGCAAGGAGTTGGCTGTGGGCCTGATCAATGGCCTGGTATGGGGTGGAGTGATCGGTGTGGTGGCCTACTTGCTGTACGGCAGTTGGTCCCTGGGGGTTGTCATGACTGCCGCCATGACCCTCAACCTGCTCCTGGCGGCGCTGATGGGTGTATTGATCCCCATGACCTTGTCTCGTCTCGGACGCGATCCCGCCATGGGCGCCAGTGTGATGATCACCGCCATGACCGACAGCGGCGGCTTTTTCATCTTCCTGGGCTTGGCGACGATTTTCCTGCTCTGAGCCCTTGAGGTGGGGGCAAATCTGCCCCCGTCTTGTTTTGTCTTCCCATATTTCAGACGAAAAAAAGCCAGCATCTAGCTGGCTTTGGCTTTCGGTTGCAAATCAATCGGCTTCGGTGGCCGCCTCAGCGTCGTGCGCGATAAGCGAGACGAGAGCATTTTGCTGGCGGTGGGAGAGCTGACGAAAACGCTGCAGCAGTTCGCGTTCATGCAGCGACAGCTCAGGGCTGTCCAGGCGCATGCTCAACTCGTCACCCAGCGCACCTTCCTGAATAAGGCTCTGTTCCAAGCGCGCGATGATTTCGGAGTTCATGCTGCGGTGATGATTGCGAGCCACCTCGGCAATGCGTTCCCGCATTCCGTCTGGCAGACGTACGACGAACTTGTCAGCCGTACGGCTGGAATAAATTGCCTGTTTCAATGGGCGCATATATTTAACCGGTTAGTTCAGGGGAGCGGTTTCTGGAATTGGCCGCAAGATGAGTGTTAAGACAAGGCTCACGACCAAAGTTCAACCTGAATTGCAATGAGGCCGCATCATGCCTCAGATTAGCCGGTTCCTTGGCGTCAATTCTGTGACAAATATTGAACTGCCTGAAGGCTTTATGCCAGCATTCATTTGCTTTTTTGTGGACTGGTTGGAAACTCTTGCGCGAGCGATTCCGCGAGGGAACTTCCCGCAACGCCAGGCCACCACAGGGTTTTAGGCCGCACATCGTATAGCAAAGTGGCCCTTTGCCCTTATCTTTAAGAGTAGTGGCAATTTGCCGATTTACTAGGGGGAAGCGACGTAAGGTAGGGCGGAATCGGAGGGGACTAGCGCAGTACCGGGTCGAATTTAATTCGACGGCCAAAAATGAGCGTCAACAGCAAAAGGCTCGCCGATACGCCGCTGGCGATGAATGCGCAGGTTTGAAGGTCTTGTTGCGCGTCAGCGCCTAAACCGATGGCGCCGGTGGCGAGGGTCAGGCACAGAAATAGCCAGGCGGATTTGGACATGAGCGGTTTCCTCAGAAAACCCAGTGTTCAGACGCAGGCGCGGCCTGAGTGCCTTGGGCCAGGCGTACCGGCGATTGCGCGTTGGGAGTCATCACGGCCAGTTGCGGGCGTTGTTGCAGATGGTGCGGCACGGCTTGGCTGATCTGCGCAGGATCGTTACTGCCGGTCGATTGAAAATGGAACATCACCAATGCAGCGAGGGCTGCGGTGTTGAGGGCTAACAGCAGGGCACTGCTCATGGTCATGTTCTCCGCTTGACGCCGTGGCTGAGTGGGTCTTGTAGGAGAAGTATTGCAGGTGCCGTGCCAATGTATAAATCTAATAAAATCAATTGGTTGGGTCTTGTTTAATAGGCCTGTGGATTGCAATTTGCAATGCTGGCAATTTGGGTGATTGCATTTTGCACGATGACGTCACGCGCCCGTGTTTACGGAGTGCAGGCGTGATGTACCCGACAAGCATCGACCTACACTGAAAAAGCCAACGGACGACATGACAAAATCGACCTTGGCCGTTAACATGCACGCCGTCCGTCGCCGTGCCCCTGGCCTGTAGGCAGACATTCGTCCCAGTAGCTCAATTGGATAGAGCATCCCCCTCCTAAGGGGAAGGTTGGCCGTTCGAACCGGCCCTGGGACACCATATAATTCAATATCTCCAGCCAATGTATGTAATTCTTGCACAGTCTTATGGGTGCATGATGGGTGCATACGCAATACTTTAGACTGAAAAAGCCGCAACAAAATTAGTTGAGGGCTGGGTGTAAGTGGAGGTATGAAGAGCGGGGTGATAATTCTGCCACCATGAAAAATTCGACTACAGGGAAGCAGTGATGCGAATTCTATTTTTTGCGATGTGCTGTTTGTTGATCACCGCCTGTTCAAGCAACCCAACAGCACTCTTTGAAGAGCAAGTCAAAAACAGCACCACGCCGTTAGCACGGACCCCCTTTGAGGCCATGCACAACGCGCAAGCCGTGCCCATGCCGATCAACCCAGGATGGCGGCCACCCCAGTGGAAGATCACCGCTGCGGAACCGCGCATCTTGATTAACGGGGTACCGTCGAACTATCGATTATTCAGCGTCGCCTTAATAAAGGACAAACCCTTTCATATTGACGTTAACTCCTGGTGCGTCAACGCGTGCCTGGGGTTCAGCAAGTACGCCCTGAACCCTTATTTGATATTGGTGGACGCCAAAGGCAACGTGCAGGCTGAAGGTTTTGGCAAGGCGACTGGCATAGTGGGAGTCATCAGCCAAGTGTTGAAGGGCACGGTGACAACCAGCGGCACTTACTACCTGATAGTCGCGGCGGATAACCGTGCTCCTGGGGAAACCATTGTCATCGACAACGTGCTGCTGATTGGGGCAGCGGCGAGCCCAATCACGCCGTTGCGGATTGGGATGGGTAGTTATCCGTTTGGGTCGGTTGGGCCGTTGTTGAATACGGAAGAGACGCCTTGAGGCTGTGAGGCAAGAAAGCGAACACGCCCGCTGCTAATTCAGTGGTGGAAGAGGTGAAGAAAGTGCCGGGCTAAGCCCTATCTCTGATTCGTAATACTGTTGTAGTCGAGCAGTTAGCATGACGTGCTGTGGCACGTACACCAAGGCCGGCACGGAGCAGTTCGGTCACCCGCTTATGCATGTCATTGTCGATGGGGCGGCCCTGATACTTGCCGGCGGCTTTGGCTTTCTCGATGCCTTGGGCCTGGCGCTCGCGCCGCTGCTCGTAATCCTTGCGCGCAATGGCGGCCATCATATCCACCAGCATTGAATTGATCGCCCCCAGCATCCTCCCGGTGAACTCATCCCCCTTGGAATCCATCGCAGCCTTGAGCTTTTGCCAGTCGTCTACCGGGAGGCGGGAGAGGCGGTCTATAGATTCCACCAGCAGCACGTCACCCTTGCGCGCATCTTTCAGCAGGCGCGGCAACTCCGGCCGGTCGGCGGTGGCGCCGCTAGCGTTCTCCAGGTACACGCTCGCAATGACCTTATTATGGTCGCTGGCGAACTGCTCAAGCGAGGCACGGGCGCGGCCGGCGTCTTGTTCTTCGGTGGAAGCTCTGAGGTATGCGCGGATGAACATGATGGGTGCCTGTATCAGTTAGGGCGTTCTACTAACGCTGTTGCACTTTGGGTGTTCCTTATCAAGCGGAAAGCTCGGAAAAGGCAAAATAAGCCTGTGTAGTGGCCAACTATCCCGGACACGACGTTAAGTTTTTCTTCGGCCCGAGTTGGAGCCAGCCCACCGTTAAACTGATGCGGCCTAACCCAGTTGTATCGATGCATCAAGAAATGGCTTATATCCCGCTGAGTTTCCTGAGTCGTCATGTCCCCAATGGTCGGTATCCACTCGGTTTTGAGGCTCCTGAACACCCGTTCCATCGGCGCTTATCCCAACAATTTCCTCGTCGGCTCATTCTCTGACGCATGCGATTTCGCCAGAGTCGTTGGCGAAAATGACGGCTTCCAGTACTGCTCCGACTTATACCAGCAGACGCACATCAAGCACGGGATCAGGTGCTCAATGACCGACGGTTATGATTGCTATCAGAACGCGATGGCCGAGCGGGTAAACGAGATTTTGAAAACGGAGCTTTTGCTGCATCGACCCCAAGACCTGGCGGATGCAGTGAAAATGGTGGATGAGTCGGTGCAGATCTACAACGGGGGAGCGACCGCATTTCTCCCTGAAATACAAAACGCCCGATGCGGTGCACCGGGCGTTTTGAGACTGAAATAGGTTTGAACCTATTCCAGGACTAGACAGCCACTAACGCATTATTTCTTGACGCTGTCCGGCAGCGTGTAAGCAATGATGTAATCACCGACGTCAGGCGAATGGCTCATGCCACCGGCGGAGATAACCACGTACTGCTTCCCTGTGGTGGGTGACTTGTAGATCAGCGGGGCGGCAACTGCGCCAACCGGCAGGCGTGCTTTCCACACTTCTTTGCCGCTGGCCGAATCGAGCGCGCGCAGGTAGTAGTCCTGGGTGCCTGCGAAGAACACCAGGCCGGAGGCCG
It encodes:
- the mgtE gene encoding magnesium transporter; the protein is MTEVEVKKTQESLQDRLAQVIELLQRQRVVEDLTHRQEGPNNDRVESLVHRQNLVELQRKLDDLHSADVAYILEALPLDDRLTLWQLVKADRDGDILLEVSDSVRETLIADMDDHELLAAAKEMDADELADLAPELPRDVVHELMEALDTQQRERVRSALSYDEDQVGALMDFEMVTIREDVSLEVVLRYLRRLKELPSHTDKLFVVDYEGILKGVLPIKRLLVNDPEKKVADLMASDTVSFHPDEDAYDAAQAFERYDLISAPVVDKNGKLIGRLTIDEIVDLIREESETEVLNMAGLREEEDIFASVWRSLRNRWAWLAINLITAFIASRVIGLFEGSIEKLVALAALMPIVAGIGGNSGNQTITMIVRAMALDQVSTANSSRLLRKELAVGLINGLVWGGVIGVVAYLLYGSWSLGVVMTAAMTLNLLLAALMGVLIPMTLSRLGRDPAMGASVMITAMTDSGGFFIFLGLATIFLL
- a CDS encoding Arc family DNA-binding protein, which gives rise to MRPLKQAIYSSRTADKFVVRLPDGMRERIAEVARNHHRSMNSEIIARLEQSLIQEGALGDELSMRLDSPELSLHERELLQRFRQLSHRQQNALVSLIAHDAEAATEAD
- a CDS encoding PA3371 family protein gives rise to the protein MSKSAWLFLCLTLATGAIGLGADAQQDLQTCAFIASGVSASLLLLTLIFGRRIKFDPVLR
- a CDS encoding recombinase family protein; this encodes MFIRAYLRASTEEQDAGRARASLEQFASDHNKVIASVYLENASGATADRPELPRLLKDARKGDVLLVESIDRLSRLPVDDWQKLKAAMDSKGDEFTGRMLGAINSMLVDMMAAIARKDYEQRRERQAQGIEKAKAAGKYQGRPIDNDMHKRVTELLRAGLGVRATARHANCSTTTVLRIRDRA